A portion of the Cryptomeria japonica chromosome 5, Sugi_1.0, whole genome shotgun sequence genome contains these proteins:
- the LOC131043997 gene encoding 36.4 kDa proline-rich protein: MMRNGAVLLVMVIVCFASIIAPAVEAKCPAPPPPKTKTLFPPIPKTSYSSRPPPPTTSSPPPSPPSPLKTSSPPPPASSPSSGNCPLNALKLGACVDVLGGLVNATIGDPAVNKCCPFLQGVLEIEAALCLCTTIRLKLLNLNIILPIALELFVQCGLTPPAGFRCPPLS, from the coding sequence ATGATGAGAAACGGTGCAGTATTGTTGGTGATGGTTATTGTTTGCTTTGCAAGCATCATAGCTCCTGCAGTGGAAGCTAAGTGTCCTGCCCCTCCTCCTCCCAAAACAAAAACTCTTTTCCCTCCAATTCCAAAAACTTCATATTCTTCACGTCCTCCACCACCCACAACTTCATCTCCTCCTCCTTCACCGCCTTCACCACTTAAAACTTCGTCTCCTCCTCCTCCTGCGAGTTCGCCAAGTAGTGGGAATTGTCCGCTAAATGCATTGAAATTAGGAGCCTGTGTGGACGTGCTTGGAGGACTGGTAAATGCTACCATTGGAGATCCCGCTGTGAACAAATGCTGCCCCTTTCTGCAAGGTGTTTTGGAAATTGAGGCAGCGCTGTGTTTGTGTACAACTATTCGGCTTAAGCTTTTGAACCTGAACATCATCCTTCCCATCGCACTTGAGCTCTTCGTTCAATGTGGTCTCACCCCTCCAGCTGGATTTAGATGCCCACCTCTTAGTTAA